TACTGTTACTACAGGAACACACCTGTAGAGAGAATACTGTGATCTATAGGAACACACCTGTAGAGAGAGAATACTGTGATCTATAGGAACACACCTGTAGAGAGAGAATACTGTGATCTATAGGAACACACCTGTAGAGAGAATACTGTGATCTACAGGAACACACCTGTAGAGTAGAGAGAATACTGTGATCTATAGGAACACACTGTGATCTATAGGAACAcacctgtagagagagagagagaacactgTGAtactgtagagagagagagagagagagagagagaatactgtGATCTATAGGAACAcacctgtagagagagagagagaatactgtGATCTATAGGAACACACCTGTAGAGAGAATACTGTTACTGCAGGAACAcacctgtagagagagagagagagagaatactgtGATCTATAGGAAcacacctgcagagagagagaatactgtGATCTATAGGAACACACCTGTAGAGAGAATACTGTGAAATTataaattcaaaaaataaataattcaaaaatgtaccaaaaaaaaaaggtaaacagtTGTTAGCTAATAGTTAGCTTCAAGTTATctaaaagtaaaagataaacagtttaaatagttagctaaaagttagCAGAAAGTAAACATTTGAAAGATCTCTTGATGTTTGTCTTGATACTAGTCTAACCTGAGGATCTAAACCTGTCTAAGGCCAGAACTAGTCTTAAACTAAGTTAATGCAATTGCcccaaaacaacattaaaaataaatctagatGAAATAATAACTAAGTCTAAATAAAGGTGGAATAAACAGGACTGCAGGTTATTCTGTTGTTACATGTGACTTTACTTGGTATCTCTCTCTGAGACATGAACCTCAATGCAACCTGTTCATTTTTCAGGCAGCGCATCAAATCCATGTTCTACCACGCCTACAACAGTTACCTTGACAACGCCTTCCCCTACGACGAGCTCCGCCCACTCACCTGTGACGGACAGGACACCTGGGGCAGGTAATGTGACACCATCGTGTTTTGGTTACACAAATACCCTAAAActagttcatttaaaaaatactgttgATTTGATCATCACACATGAGTTTAGCTTCATGAATgaaaatactatttatttaatttaatttgttattaattTTGTTTACTACATCTCTCATTTTTCATATTCTTAAtggttttccatttttttctgtctttcattcatatatttaatCATCTACTGTCTTTTCATTGTCTACCTTTATTCTCTGTTTCCCTTTATTTACATGTGTtccaatttatatttaaataaaaaacactttgagagACATTTCTTCTATTAAAAGCGCTCTAATAATAaggtttattattaatatcattatgaATCTTTTACCTAAAATCACTTAATTTGttagtttttataatttaataccTTTTCACTTAAAGCCGAATTAATTATCACAAACATTTCCATATTAGTGTATTGATACACAGAATTAACTCAAAAAGTTATATTCTTTTCTCAAcccctttatatatatatatatttattttatgtgtttttgttttgattgtggCTTTTAAACTTACATTTCTCTCGATCGTTTGTTTGTTCTGTCAagatcttgttttattttgcacatgatattaaatattttgtccAATAAAAAGAGCCAATAATGAAATATTCCGTCTTTGCTCAACAGTTTCTCGCTCACTCTGATTGATGCTCTCGACACTCTGCTGGTAAGATCTGAGGAGGATTTATgtcaaaacatgaaacaaaataaagatttcagatttatttgACAGGATTTTAATACTGTAATCATCTTTGGTTACGTCTGATTCTTAGCAGAAAACAAACGTTTCTTTGAGTTTTATTATGTCAAAGAGTCAGGTGTCATTTTGAAACGTTTCTCTGAAGGTTTTGGGAAACAACACAGAGTTCCAGCGAGTGGCGTCGCTGCTCCAGGACACCGTGGACTTCGACATCGACGTCAACGCCTCCGTGTTCGAAACCAACATCagaggtaaagaagaagaagaagaatgaagcTACTGAGTCTGTGAATGTTCTCTTTCTGTTCAGTAGTCaaactcctgtgtgtgtgtgtgtgtgtgtgtgtgtgtgtgttgtgtgtgtgtgtgtgtgtgtgtgtgtgtgtgtgtgtgtgtgtgtgtgtgtgtgtgtgtgtgtgtgtgtgtgtgtgtgtgtagtggtggGCGGTCTGCTGTCGGCTCACCTGTTGTCAGGTCGGGGGGGGATGGAGCTGGAGCCCGGTTGGCCCTGTTCAGGTCCGCTGTTGAGGATGGCCGAGGACGCCGCCAGGAAACTGTTGCCtggtaacaaaacacacacagtacacaaatacacacagaatacaCACTAAGTTGCTGTTAACAAACCAAATGCTAATTCTATTCAAATGAAACTTTCATCAAAGCAGATGAAACTCCAGCAGTAAGTCAAGAGAGAAACACttctttaaaaagtgtttaagaATTAGAAATACTTTAAGAAGAAAGTAGGAGTGACGAATGGAAACtcagaaaaacaaattgtgtttaCGTGCAGTCTTTTATTGCACCAATAATCGTATTAACAACCAGCTAAATATGAACTGACAGAAAATTTTGttccataaaaaataaaaaaaattctaaaaaaaataaaattattaaaattatttttataaaattatgaaattatataattacattataaaattataaaaatttttaaatttaataaataaaaaatatatatttttaatttcttcttaaagattaaaattaaatatatttttttatttttattaaattaaatttgtaaaaatgtagtAATTGTGGAATGAACCTGTTGCGTCACCATAAAGAACCATTTCATAGTAATGGAGCCTGTGCTGTAGCTGCTCCACCCGTAACTCGTCGTATGAATGATTCCAGCGTTCCAGACTCCCACCGGGATGCCGTACGGCACGGTGAACCTGCTGAAAGGCGTCAGTCCAACAGAAACGCCCGTCACCTGTACGGCCGGCGTGGGAACCTTCATCCTGGAGTTCGCCACGCTGAGCCGACTGACAGGAGACGAGACGTTTGAGAACGTTGCCCGCCAAGCCCTCAGGGCCCTGTGGAGGACCAGATCTGACATCGGGCTGGTAACtagtccacctgtctgtctgctttgacTTCAGTAACCATGGAAACATCTAGATATAACTACAGAAACTACATCTTACAtataaaacagctttttttaagctttagtttacattttaatggtatGGGAAATGCCATTAAAATCCCAAACCGCTGATTAACAGGCTAAAGTGGAGAATGTTAAAGGACAAGAGGACTGTTTTAGGTCACCTGTCTGTTaggtcacctgtctgtctctctgtccaggTGGGGAACCACATTGACATCCTGTCTAAGAAGTGGGTCGCTCAGGACGCCGGCATCGGAGCCGGAGTCGACTCCTACTTTGAGTATCTGGTGAAGGGAGCCATCCTGCTGCAGGACGAGGAGCTGCTGGACATGTTCAAGGGTAACTCCTGCCTCAGGgtgcctttgagcaaggcaGATACATGCTGTATAACACAATGCTGCGATAGTAAATGACTTCAAACTTCTACTTCTCAGAGTACGACCTAGCCATTCAGAACTACACCCGGTTTGACGACTGGTACCTTTGGGTCCAGATGCACAAAGGGACCGTCTCCATGCCGGTCTTCCAGTCTCTGGAGGCCTTCTGGCCCGGCCTGCAGGTACAAAACAGACTCTATcaaacgacacacacacacacacacacacagtcctgacTGGAGCCACAGACATACATTCTCCTTTCTGTGTGTCTCAGTCTCTCGTGGGGAACCTGGACAGCGCTGTGAGAACCTTCCAGAACTACTACTCGGTGTGGAGACAGTTTGGAGG
The sequence above is a segment of the Anoplopoma fimbria isolate UVic2021 breed Golden Eagle Sablefish chromosome 12, Afim_UVic_2022, whole genome shotgun sequence genome. Coding sequences within it:
- the edem2 gene encoding ER degradation-enhancing alpha-mannosidase-like protein 2, with the protein product MRTPVIVTLFVLVLSDARAREFSEEEMDAARQRIKSMFYHAYNSYLDNAFPYDELRPLTCDGQDTWGSFSLTLIDALDTLLVLGNNTEFQRVASLLQDTVDFDIDVNASVFETNIRVVGGLLSAHLLSGRGGMELEPGWPCSGPLLRMAEDAARKLLPAFQTPTGMPYGTVNLLKGVSPTETPVTCTAGVGTFILEFATLSRLTGDETFENVARQALRALWRTRSDIGLVGNHIDILSKKWVAQDAGIGAGVDSYFEYLVKGAILLQDEELLDMFKEYDLAIQNYTRFDDWYLWVQMHKGTVSMPVFQSLEAFWPGLQSLVGNLDSAVRTFQNYYSVWRQFGGLPEFYSIPQGYTVDKREGYPLRPELIESAMYLFRATGDHTYLQLGLDALESIEKITRTPCGYASVKDLRDHQLDNRMESFFLAETIKYLYLLFDPAHFLHGGGAEGDGSWEEGARGAVRFRGGGFIFNTEAHPLDPAALYCCGRHAQDRQELRDILLNLSQPGEKPRGQSQPREPEGPPLGQSESIALKPGEKKTPTLACPVQPFSARLSILGQVFTDDT